The following are encoded in a window of Nibricoccus aquaticus genomic DNA:
- a CDS encoding methyl-accepting chemotaxis protein: MKLRSLFFIMVAIWLHSPAAASPVPLVPPSASVEIVHSITDTVPDAGTPSTPAVAVTDALGMEMETGADARVWIGGTVLAVALSMGATWLFSRTRMQRWNVPQRLALGFVSILSVLSGVGFLGYEALHGTLGGFREYRTDAEHSVLAAELEIGFLEMRVAEKDFLVTRVSEDLQTFEQERGHVMALLARAKREIAEPDRAELVAAIERHILEYSDAFTRAAKTGGGAELAALSKQMGAFGALLDQEFKKIEHDIVADQVAAGARISREVQQAQTAIVCVGLAAVVLGLFLAWIISRSIVGPLREIASTISLGADETVAASGLVSASSQALAEGASEQAASLEESSASIEELSSMTKRNAVNAQEAKGAATRTRASADEGELQMKAMQDSIGAINSASQDITKILKTIDEIAFQTNILALNAAVEAARAGEAGAGFAVVADEVRALAQRSAVAARETAEKIGDSVEKSRVGVRVSAEVASTFATIQKNIVSFDLLASEIASASGEQSQGIDQINVAISQIDQVTQTNASAAEETASASEELNAQAISLKHAVEQVNVLVGVKTQTALGGADAPSRIGRGKPGAEKTSRKDVLVAA; the protein is encoded by the coding sequence ATGAAATTGCGTTCACTTTTCTTTATCATGGTCGCCATCTGGCTGCATTCGCCGGCAGCGGCATCGCCAGTGCCTCTCGTCCCACCATCCGCGAGCGTGGAGATTGTTCATAGTATTACCGACACCGTGCCTGACGCTGGCACTCCATCGACACCTGCGGTGGCCGTCACGGATGCGCTTGGCATGGAGATGGAGACGGGTGCAGATGCGCGTGTCTGGATCGGTGGGACGGTGCTGGCGGTTGCATTGTCGATGGGAGCAACCTGGCTTTTTTCGCGCACCCGGATGCAGCGCTGGAATGTGCCGCAGCGTCTGGCGCTGGGCTTCGTTAGCATCCTGTCGGTGCTTTCTGGAGTCGGTTTTCTGGGGTACGAGGCGCTGCACGGGACGCTCGGTGGTTTTCGCGAGTACCGTACGGATGCCGAGCACTCGGTACTGGCTGCGGAGCTTGAAATCGGGTTTCTGGAAATGCGTGTCGCGGAGAAGGACTTTCTTGTGACGCGCGTGTCGGAGGACTTGCAGACGTTCGAGCAGGAACGGGGGCATGTCATGGCGTTGCTGGCGCGGGCAAAGAGGGAAATCGCCGAGCCGGACCGGGCTGAATTGGTGGCAGCAATCGAGCGTCATATTCTTGAATACTCCGACGCATTTACGCGAGCGGCAAAGACGGGTGGCGGGGCCGAACTCGCTGCGCTGAGCAAGCAGATGGGGGCGTTTGGAGCCTTGCTCGATCAGGAGTTTAAGAAAATCGAGCACGACATCGTCGCGGATCAGGTGGCGGCCGGCGCGCGGATCAGCCGGGAGGTGCAGCAGGCGCAGACGGCGATCGTCTGCGTGGGGCTGGCGGCGGTGGTTTTGGGGCTTTTTCTGGCGTGGATCATAAGTCGTTCAATTGTGGGACCGCTGCGCGAGATCGCGTCGACGATCTCGTTGGGCGCTGATGAAACCGTGGCCGCTTCGGGTTTGGTTTCGGCCTCCAGTCAAGCGCTGGCGGAGGGCGCGAGCGAGCAGGCCGCGTCGCTCGAAGAAAGCAGCGCGTCGATCGAGGAGCTTTCGAGCATGACCAAACGAAATGCGGTCAACGCCCAGGAAGCAAAGGGCGCGGCCACGCGGACGCGCGCGTCTGCTGACGAAGGAGAGCTGCAGATGAAGGCGATGCAGGACTCGATCGGTGCGATCAATTCGGCGAGTCAGGACATCACCAAGATTCTCAAGACGATCGACGAGATTGCGTTTCAGACCAATATTCTGGCGCTCAACGCCGCGGTCGAGGCGGCTCGCGCCGGCGAGGCTGGAGCGGGGTTCGCGGTAGTTGCCGACGAAGTGCGTGCACTGGCGCAACGGTCGGCGGTCGCGGCCAGGGAAACGGCCGAAAAGATCGGCGATTCGGTTGAGAAAAGCCGTGTCGGGGTGCGCGTGAGCGCGGAGGTCGCCAGCACCTTCGCCACGATCCAGAAAAACATCGTCTCTTTCGATTTGCTGGCGTCGGAAATCGCCAGCGCGTCGGGGGAGCAGTCGCAAGGAATCGATCAGATCAACGTCGCGATTTCGCAGATCGATCAAGTGACGCAGACCAACGCGTCGGCGGCCGAAGAGACGGCCAGCGCATCGGAAGAGCTCAACGCGCAGGCTATCTCGTTGAAGCACGCGGTCGAGCAGGTGAACGTGCTGGTGGGTGTGAAGACGCAGACGGCTCTGGGCGGCGCAGACGCACCGAGTCGCATCGGGCGTGGTAAGCCGGGCGCGGAAAAAACGTCGCGCAAGGACGTGCTGGTCGCCGCCTGA
- a CDS encoding glycosyltransferase family 2 protein, with translation MPTPLVSICIPAYKAGPFIYETLLSIHAQTFTDWEVIVIEDGSKDNTEQIVHAFAEASTQPVGFQRHTVNQGLPATRNTAIAAARGEWIALIDSDDLWTPHHLEHAVAHARKSGADLVHTGVIMFDSDTGKDLELRVPSAAAIAALPLSLFRGDYPIQPSSTLIRRDTLTKAGGFDPKCRYVEDRELWCRLARAGARISYVDALTCRYRQHAGAMTKNAPAMALGVAEVFERNTDWAAIPLEIRRERASSAWLDAGRLILRTDPRTARAYFAKARRHSRAPRILAYSAAAFLLSLVKGRPPQPSS, from the coding sequence ATGCCCACCCCGCTCGTCAGCATCTGCATCCCCGCCTACAAAGCCGGGCCCTTCATCTACGAAACCCTCCTCAGCATCCACGCGCAGACCTTCACCGACTGGGAGGTCATCGTCATCGAAGACGGCTCCAAGGATAACACCGAGCAGATCGTCCACGCCTTCGCCGAAGCCTCCACTCAACCCGTCGGCTTCCAGCGCCACACCGTCAATCAAGGCCTGCCCGCCACCCGCAACACCGCCATCGCCGCCGCCCGCGGCGAATGGATCGCCCTCATCGACTCCGACGATCTCTGGACGCCCCACCACCTCGAACACGCCGTCGCCCACGCCCGTAAATCCGGCGCCGACCTCGTCCACACCGGCGTCATCATGTTCGATAGCGACACGGGTAAAGACCTCGAACTCCGCGTCCCCTCCGCCGCCGCCATCGCCGCCCTCCCGCTCTCGCTCTTCCGCGGCGACTACCCGATCCAGCCTTCCTCCACGCTCATCCGCCGCGACACCCTCACCAAGGCCGGCGGCTTTGATCCAAAATGCCGATACGTCGAGGACCGCGAGCTCTGGTGCCGCCTCGCCCGCGCCGGCGCCCGCATCAGCTACGTCGATGCGCTCACCTGCCGCTACCGCCAGCACGCCGGCGCCATGACCAAAAACGCCCCCGCCATGGCCCTCGGTGTCGCCGAGGTCTTCGAGCGCAACACCGACTGGGCCGCCATCCCGCTCGAAATCCGCCGTGAACGCGCTTCCTCAGCCTGGCTCGACGCCGGCCGCCTCATCCTGCGCACTGATCCCCGCACCGCCCGCGCCTATTTCGCCAAAGCCCGCCGCCACTCTCGCGCCCCGCGCATCCTTGCCTACAGCGCCGCCGCCTTTCTTCTCAGCCTCGTCAAAGGCAGACCGCCCCAACCGTCCTCGTGA
- a CDS encoding chemotaxis protein CheD: MAGAPTVSALFAQRVVIGVGDMAVSNNDMVTLSTYALGSCVGVIAYDPVAHAGGILHLMLPDSTISPDKASKQPAMFANTGLPLLFKSLIGVRADMSRLRIFLAGGASVLNGADPFKIGARNCGAVLQYLKTAGYPIAGQDLGGNVNRTVHLKVSNGEVTMKLPDRSEQFSL; the protein is encoded by the coding sequence ATGGCCGGCGCACCTACCGTCTCTGCTCTTTTTGCCCAACGCGTCGTCATCGGCGTCGGCGACATGGCCGTTTCCAATAACGACATGGTCACGCTCTCGACCTATGCGCTTGGCTCCTGCGTCGGCGTCATCGCCTACGATCCCGTCGCCCACGCCGGGGGCATCCTCCACTTGATGCTGCCCGACTCGACGATCTCGCCCGATAAAGCCTCCAAGCAACCCGCGATGTTCGCCAACACCGGTCTGCCGCTGCTCTTCAAATCGCTCATCGGCGTGCGAGCCGATATGAGCCGCCTCCGCATCTTTCTCGCCGGCGGAGCCAGCGTGCTCAACGGCGCCGACCCTTTCAAAATCGGTGCGCGCAACTGCGGCGCCGTCCTTCAATATCTAAAAACCGCCGGCTACCCCATCGCCGGCCAGGACCTCGGCGGAAACGTCAACCGCACCGTCCACCTCAAAGTCTCCAACGGCGAAGTGACCATGAAGCTTCCCGACCGCAGCGAACAATTCTCGCTCTGA
- a CDS encoding methyl-accepting chemotaxis protein, producing MFRSLSIEKKILLGVTILVAGYLASIGFSFVAGMRAEARLQHVSAAQFPLAMESRTALFTFDEAAKLYTDATMTGDEEVLGLASKKSDQAVAQLTRLAAFQTDGDNPFAAAAKEVAAHRVLGNDTYRAFSTQTDETREKVQAQAQNFSELTTRTRALLAQAADVSAAHLNTSLNDVSETTRRQRFMNAAVCAVVIVLGFGVIWLITRRSVTRPVQDAVQGLTASSESVAAVSAEMAESLQEASLSLDEVAGAAQRNGENVETAKKVSRDTLEAAQQGVASMATTQSTLKSVHGAAEDLRRAMSEQQKSSQAISTIIKTIDEIAFQTNLLALNAAVEAARAGEAGLGFAVVANEVRSLAGRSTESAKETAEMIATSLAVTKRGAESSERVFSGVQAVLAESSKVESNLAAIAAKVGEMDRLVEEINQASATQATDIQRISTAVNSLDGSRSADQHEAAVQVLRSQAGQLRELLGSLQQLVNGRRDGETSSRAGAKAGVQQSRVEAESHEVEAPAQV from the coding sequence ATGTTTCGCTCTCTCAGCATCGAAAAGAAAATCCTCCTCGGCGTCACGATACTCGTGGCCGGGTATCTCGCCTCCATCGGCTTCAGTTTTGTCGCCGGTATGCGCGCCGAGGCACGGCTCCAGCACGTATCCGCCGCTCAATTTCCACTCGCGATGGAGAGTCGCACCGCGCTCTTCACCTTCGACGAGGCCGCGAAGCTCTACACCGACGCCACCATGACCGGTGACGAGGAAGTGCTCGGACTTGCATCCAAGAAAAGCGATCAGGCCGTGGCTCAACTCACCCGGCTCGCCGCGTTCCAGACGGACGGTGACAATCCTTTCGCAGCGGCCGCCAAGGAAGTCGCCGCGCACCGTGTGCTCGGCAACGACACCTACCGCGCGTTTAGCACGCAGACCGATGAAACCCGTGAAAAGGTGCAGGCCCAGGCGCAGAATTTTTCCGAACTCACCACCCGCACCCGCGCACTGCTCGCGCAGGCGGCGGATGTGAGTGCCGCCCATTTGAATACGTCGCTCAACGACGTCTCCGAGACCACGCGCCGCCAGCGTTTCATGAACGCCGCCGTGTGCGCGGTCGTGATCGTGCTCGGCTTCGGCGTGATCTGGCTGATCACCCGCCGCTCTGTGACACGCCCGGTGCAGGACGCCGTGCAAGGGCTCACGGCTTCGTCCGAAAGTGTCGCCGCTGTCTCGGCCGAGATGGCCGAGTCGCTCCAGGAGGCGAGTCTCTCGCTCGACGAAGTCGCCGGTGCGGCCCAGCGCAATGGCGAGAATGTGGAGACGGCGAAAAAAGTCTCCCGCGACACGCTTGAGGCCGCGCAACAAGGCGTGGCCAGCATGGCGACGACGCAGTCCACGCTGAAAAGCGTTCACGGTGCCGCTGAGGATCTGCGTCGCGCGATGAGCGAGCAGCAGAAATCCAGTCAGGCGATTTCCACCATCATCAAGACGATCGACGAGATCGCGTTTCAGACGAACCTGCTCGCGCTCAATGCCGCCGTCGAAGCGGCGCGCGCGGGCGAAGCAGGTCTCGGTTTCGCGGTCGTGGCGAATGAAGTCCGCAGTCTCGCCGGTCGCAGCACCGAATCAGCGAAAGAAACCGCCGAGATGATCGCGACTTCGCTTGCCGTGACCAAACGCGGCGCGGAAAGCAGCGAGCGTGTTTTCTCCGGCGTGCAGGCCGTGCTGGCTGAGTCGTCGAAGGTTGAATCCAACCTCGCGGCGATCGCGGCGAAGGTGGGCGAGATGGACCGTCTCGTCGAAGAGATCAACCAGGCGTCCGCCACGCAGGCGACGGACATCCAGCGCATCAGCACGGCGGTGAACTCGCTCGATGGTTCGCGTTCGGCGGATCAGCACGAGGCGGCGGTGCAGGTGCTTCGTTCGCAAGCGGGGCAGCTCCGCGAACTGCTCGGCAGCTTGCAGCAGCTGGTCAACGGCCGTCGCGATGGGGAAACGTCGTCGCGCGCCGGTGCGAAAGCGGGCGTGCAGCAATCGCGCGTTGAAGCCGAGTCGCACGAAGTCGAGGCCCCCGCTCAGGTTTAG
- a CDS encoding HD domain-containing phosphohydrolase, with protein MTPNSAAPLPTPSLLIVDDEPIVLGALKETLEREKYHVVATTSARKALEILREREFAVIISDQRMPEMMGLDFLIESKKLRPLCSRILITAVLSLPTIVDAINKGEIFRFVAKPWLREELTTTVKNAINRYELIVQNERLTAESQRLNQQLTIANAALGEQVKTLESQKLDLDKANRELATSYEHSLDLCFRILATYDPLLSGQAKTLVEIARKMSETEHFTTEEKHILRSAAWLSDLGLIGVPRELLRTFRQNPDKLNERDLNTLHSHPIYSQTLASYIDSRPALGETIRGHHERWDGKGYPDGLSAQSIPWTARCLAVAVWFVECGLPKDLAIEAIMTESGRALDPEAVRLFLKVTHLIQLPRQVKEILLDELQAGMTLANGLYSPHGMLLVSEGQTLSPAMITKIQNHNLVDPISQRLLVYS; from the coding sequence ATGACGCCAAACAGCGCCGCCCCTCTTCCCACGCCGTCCCTGCTCATCGTCGATGACGAACCCATCGTGCTCGGCGCATTGAAGGAAACGCTCGAACGTGAAAAATACCACGTCGTCGCCACGACCAGCGCGCGCAAGGCCCTCGAAATTCTCCGCGAGCGCGAGTTCGCCGTCATCATCTCCGACCAGCGCATGCCCGAGATGATGGGCCTCGATTTCCTCATCGAAAGTAAAAAACTCCGCCCCCTCTGCTCGCGCATCCTCATCACCGCCGTCCTCTCGCTACCGACCATCGTCGATGCGATCAACAAGGGTGAAATTTTCCGCTTCGTCGCCAAACCTTGGCTACGCGAGGAGCTCACCACCACGGTCAAGAACGCGATAAACCGCTACGAACTCATCGTCCAGAACGAGCGCCTCACCGCCGAAAGCCAGCGCCTCAACCAGCAGCTCACCATCGCCAACGCCGCCCTCGGCGAGCAGGTGAAAACGCTCGAGTCGCAGAAGCTCGACCTCGACAAGGCCAACCGCGAACTCGCCACCAGTTACGAGCACTCGCTCGATCTCTGCTTCCGCATCCTCGCCACCTACGATCCACTCCTCAGCGGCCAGGCCAAAACCCTCGTCGAGATCGCCCGCAAGATGAGCGAGACCGAGCACTTCACCACCGAGGAAAAACACATCCTCCGCTCCGCCGCCTGGCTCAGCGACCTCGGCCTCATCGGCGTCCCGCGCGAACTCCTCCGCACCTTCCGGCAAAATCCCGACAAGCTCAACGAGCGCGACCTCAACACGCTCCACAGCCACCCGATCTACAGCCAGACGCTCGCCTCCTACATCGACAGCCGCCCCGCCCTCGGCGAGACGATCCGAGGCCATCACGAACGCTGGGACGGCAAAGGTTATCCCGACGGTCTCTCCGCGCAGTCCATTCCCTGGACCGCCCGCTGCCTCGCCGTCGCCGTCTGGTTCGTCGAATGCGGCCTTCCCAAGGATCTCGCCATCGAAGCGATCATGACCGAGTCCGGCCGCGCGCTCGACCCCGAGGCCGTCCGCCTTTTCCTGAAAGTTACGCACCTCATCCAGCTCCCACGCCAGGTGAAGGAAATCCTCCTCGATGAACTCCAGGCAGGCATGACGCTCGCCAATGGCCTCTACAGCCCGCACGGCATGTTGCTCGTCAGCGAAGGCCAGACGCTCAGCCCCGCGATGATCACTAAGATCCAGAACCACAACCTGGTCGATCCCATCAGCCAGCGCCTGCTGGTTTATTCGTAA
- a CDS encoding nucleoside monophosphate kinase has protein sequence MNAPATTPSIPLSAPSAPAATRTTDLEIKDAHLIFEAVWQDLETDFRREDLRFPKEFILLGGAPGAGKGTNTAFILKARGLTCPPIVVSALLDTPEAKRIKDAGHMVGDREVIGILLRQLLRPEYRDGVILDGFPRTKVQVECLKLLVNKLHQLRSEFIHTPLGIHFRQPTIHSMVLFVDEKESVARQLKRGREIRDHNEEVRRTGVGELQEERATDYDATLAQRRYRVFKEQTWSALQSLKEIYHYHFINAQGSFEEVEQNILRELKYQSSLELDPRTYDRLRSLPLASDIILHARQEMVKRLDAYEFEQSDLFARVVTFVEKKLMPIVHRHAISGVALINTEDPVLDDSLALAMLIDIFSERGYHAVVDLHRIEVPEKFDLTTGLIKCRVKKVFRLQIRFHGSEIRRG, from the coding sequence ATGAACGCGCCCGCCACCACTCCCTCCATCCCACTTTCCGCTCCTAGTGCCCCGGCCGCGACGCGTACCACCGATCTTGAGATCAAAGACGCCCACCTCATCTTCGAAGCCGTCTGGCAGGATCTCGAAACCGATTTCCGCCGCGAAGACCTCCGCTTCCCCAAGGAATTCATCCTCCTCGGCGGCGCACCCGGCGCCGGCAAAGGCACCAACACCGCCTTCATCCTCAAAGCCCGCGGCCTCACCTGCCCGCCCATCGTCGTCTCCGCCCTCCTCGACACCCCCGAGGCCAAACGCATCAAGGACGCCGGCCACATGGTCGGCGACCGCGAGGTCATCGGCATCCTCCTGCGCCAGCTCCTCCGCCCCGAATACCGCGACGGCGTCATCCTCGACGGCTTCCCCCGCACCAAGGTCCAGGTCGAGTGCCTCAAACTCCTGGTCAACAAACTCCACCAACTCCGCAGCGAATTCATCCACACCCCGCTCGGCATCCACTTCCGCCAGCCCACCATCCACAGTATGGTCCTCTTCGTGGACGAAAAAGAATCCGTCGCCCGCCAGCTCAAACGCGGCCGCGAGATCCGCGACCACAACGAGGAAGTCCGCCGCACCGGCGTCGGAGAACTCCAGGAAGAACGCGCCACCGACTACGACGCCACCCTCGCCCAGCGCCGCTACCGCGTATTCAAAGAGCAAACCTGGTCAGCCCTCCAGTCCCTCAAGGAGATCTACCACTACCACTTCATCAACGCCCAGGGCTCCTTTGAAGAGGTGGAGCAAAACATCCTCCGCGAGCTCAAGTACCAGAGCTCCCTCGAACTCGACCCCCGCACCTACGACCGCCTCCGCAGCCTCCCCCTCGCCAGCGACATCATCCTCCACGCCCGCCAGGAAATGGTGAAACGCCTCGACGCCTACGAATTCGAGCAGTCCGACCTCTTCGCCCGCGTCGTCACCTTCGTGGAGAAAAAACTGATGCCCATCGTGCATCGCCACGCCATCTCCGGCGTCGCCCTCATCAATACCGAGGACCCCGTGCTCGATGACTCCCTCGCGCTCGCCATGCTCATCGATATTTTCTCCGAACGCGGCTACCACGCCGTCGTCGATCTCCACCGCATCGAAGTCCCCGAAAAATTCGACCTCACCACCGGCCTCATCAAATGCCGCGTGAAAAAAGTCTTCCGCCTCCAGATCCGCTTCCACGGCTCCGAAATCCGCCGCGGCTGA
- a CDS encoding glycosyltransferase family 4 protein, with protein sequence MNLLFYVPQMAAYGGMERHVCVLAQEAAARGHRVRFLTTSDSLNAPARAALAAAGIDFRELAQPRGQASKLQKLLWLWRETLRARSTKWDLIYTNGQSALASIVWKSARSSTRIVHHHHTAADAGEQASWAPGFRRVLERAPEIVACSEATRAGIEQAINRRTGVRFLPYFTACPVAREQVSDPAPDATRPLAIGFLGRLVSTKGIDILCALSLRPELAGVFWHIHGEGPEYPPSHFEKFPSIRYHGPYRDLARHGEILRSLDAVALFSIHNEGMPLSLIETMSAGLPWIATDRGGTREIARVPANCVVLDHPCSVESALIGVLELVRRLRSGQTSRLTQRAAYDEYFAPPVVSRLWFNYFEKSPTSAAHSGS encoded by the coding sequence GTGAACCTCCTTTTCTACGTCCCCCAGATGGCCGCTTACGGCGGCATGGAACGCCACGTCTGCGTCCTCGCCCAGGAGGCCGCCGCCCGCGGCCACCGTGTCCGCTTCTTAACGACGAGCGACTCCCTCAACGCCCCCGCCCGCGCCGCCCTCGCCGCCGCCGGCATCGACTTCCGCGAACTCGCCCAACCGCGCGGCCAGGCCTCCAAACTCCAAAAACTCCTCTGGCTCTGGCGCGAAACCCTTCGCGCCCGCTCCACGAAATGGGACCTCATCTACACCAACGGCCAGAGCGCCCTCGCCAGCATCGTCTGGAAATCCGCCCGCTCCTCCACCCGCATCGTCCATCACCACCACACCGCGGCCGACGCCGGTGAACAGGCTTCCTGGGCCCCCGGCTTCCGCCGCGTCCTCGAGCGCGCCCCCGAGATCGTCGCCTGCTCCGAAGCCACCCGCGCCGGCATCGAGCAGGCCATCAACCGCCGCACCGGCGTCCGCTTCCTCCCCTACTTCACCGCCTGCCCCGTCGCCCGCGAACAAGTCTCCGACCCCGCTCCCGACGCCACCCGCCCGCTCGCCATCGGCTTCCTCGGCCGCCTCGTCTCCACCAAGGGCATCGACATCCTCTGCGCCCTCAGCCTCCGCCCCGAACTCGCCGGCGTCTTCTGGCACATCCACGGCGAAGGCCCCGAGTATCCGCCATCCCACTTCGAAAAATTCCCCTCCATCCGCTACCACGGCCCCTACCGCGACCTTGCCCGCCACGGCGAAATCCTCCGCTCGCTCGACGCCGTCGCCCTCTTCTCCATCCACAACGAGGGTATGCCCCTCAGCCTGATCGAGACCATGTCCGCTGGCCTCCCTTGGATCGCCACCGACCGCGGCGGCACCCGCGAGATCGCCCGCGTCCCCGCCAACTGCGTCGTCCTCGATCACCCGTGCTCCGTCGAGAGCGCCCTCATCGGGGTCCTCGAACTCGTCCGCCGCCTCCGCTCCGGCCAGACTTCCCGCCTCACGCAACGCGCCGCCTACGACGAATACTTCGCGCCGCCCGTCGTCTCCCGCCTGTGGTTTAACTATTTCGAAAAATCACCCACGTCCGCCGCCCACTCCGGTTCATGA
- a CDS encoding phosphate ABC transporter substrate-binding protein: protein MKRLLLLATALFGLALAAHAQDAVFITNTATTDASLGADDVKAILLGNKTKWESGGVIKLVVLTEGAVNDKVIRDHTQRSADQFDKYWKKLVFTGKGMPPASAKTDADVIDYVSKNPGSLGYVAKESATDKVKVIAIK from the coding sequence ATGAAACGCCTTCTCTTGCTCGCGACCGCCCTCTTCGGACTGGCGCTCGCCGCTCACGCTCAGGACGCCGTGTTCATCACGAATACCGCCACCACCGATGCCTCGCTCGGCGCAGACGACGTCAAAGCCATCCTCCTTGGAAACAAAACCAAGTGGGAGAGCGGCGGCGTGATCAAGCTCGTCGTCCTCACCGAGGGCGCGGTTAACGACAAAGTCATCCGCGACCACACGCAGCGCTCCGCCGACCAGTTCGACAAGTACTGGAAGAAGCTCGTCTTCACCGGCAAGGGCATGCCGCCCGCTTCGGCCAAGACCGATGCGGACGTGATCGATTACGTCTCTAAAAATCCGGGCTCGCTCGGTTACGTGGCGAAGGAAAGCGCCACCGATAAAGTGAAAGTCATCGCGATCAAATAA
- a CDS encoding acyltransferase, producing the protein MPGPAPALAPPLSAWMLRPRMTASDLARLAWLRRLRARLFRLTHRTRIRRSGTGQRVALNDALLHRCDIELSGPGHTLIIEPGARLWDVTLRLIGENHTVIIGSHARLRGGHFLVEDRGGRLEIGGNTTMFTPMVVCSEGGAIRIGRDCLVAYGLDLRNSDGHSVLDATTRQRVNPAADTTLSDHVWIGNNCQIMKGVTIGTHSIVASRAVVTKDVPPYTLAAGLPAKILRENVDWDPQRL; encoded by the coding sequence ATGCCCGGCCCCGCTCCCGCGCTTGCCCCGCCGCTTTCCGCGTGGATGCTCCGCCCGCGCATGACCGCCTCCGACCTCGCCCGCCTCGCCTGGCTCCGCCGCCTCCGCGCCCGCTTGTTCCGCCTCACGCACCGCACGCGTATCCGCCGTTCGGGCACCGGTCAGCGCGTCGCACTCAACGACGCCCTCCTCCACCGCTGCGACATCGAACTCTCCGGCCCCGGCCACACCCTCATCATCGAGCCCGGCGCCCGCCTCTGGGATGTCACCCTCCGCCTCATCGGTGAAAACCACACCGTCATCATCGGCTCCCACGCCCGCCTCCGCGGCGGCCACTTTCTCGTCGAAGACCGCGGCGGCCGCCTCGAAATCGGCGGTAACACCACAATGTTCACCCCCATGGTCGTCTGCAGCGAAGGCGGCGCGATCCGCATCGGCCGCGACTGCCTCGTCGCCTACGGCCTCGACCTCCGCAACAGCGACGGCCACAGCGTCCTCGACGCCACCACCCGCCAAAGAGTCAACCCCGCCGCCGACACCACGCTCTCTGACCACGTCTGGATCGGTAACAACTGCCAGATCATGAAAGGTGTCACCATCGGCACCCACAGCATCGTCGCCTCGCGCGCCGTCGTCACCAAAGACGTCCCGCCCTACACCCTCGCCGCCGGCCTCCCCGCCAAAATCCTCCGCGAAAACGTGGACTGGGACCCGCAACGGCTGTGA